A single Bacillota bacterium DNA region contains:
- a CDS encoding AbrB/MazE/SpoVT family DNA-binding domain-containing protein, protein MELVSPTPRGQVTIPKRIRDALRLTPKTKLRVYTDGGRVVFEPVSPLDTLLDVLETEAREKGYTREDIEREVAAVREQLIKRLYGE, encoded by the coding sequence ATGGAACTTGTCTCTCCGACCCCTCGTGGCCAGGTGACCATCCCTAAGCGCATCAGGGACGCTCTGCGTCTCACGCCCAAGACCAAACTACGGGTGTACACGGACGGCGGCAGGGTGGTTTTTGAGCCGGTTTCTCCCCTGGACACCCTGCTGGACGTGCTGGAGACCGAAGCCCGCGAGAAGGGCTACACCAGGGAGGATATCGAGCGGGAAGTTGCTGCTGTACGGGAGCAGTTGATCAAGAGGCTTTACGGAGAATAG
- a CDS encoding ABC transporter ATP-binding protein: MLVVEDLHVSYGEIRALRGVSLRVERGEIVCLLGANGAGKSTLMWTLAGVLRPRAGRVLFLGRPLPGCPHEVLGRGVCLVPERRRLYANLTVSENLLMGAFLRRDRAGISRDMEAMFELFPVLRERRRQYAGTLSGGEQQMLAIARGLMSRPQLLLLDEPSLGLAPIMMDTLFDAIARVREQGTTVLLAEQNALRALEIADRGYVLDTGVTTISGPARALLDDPRVREAYLGVRRSS, from the coding sequence GTGCTGGTGGTTGAGGACCTGCATGTTTCCTATGGAGAGATCCGCGCCCTGCGTGGAGTTTCCCTGCGGGTTGAGCGGGGAGAAATCGTGTGCCTGCTGGGGGCCAACGGGGCGGGGAAGTCCACCCTGATGTGGACTCTCGCCGGAGTGCTCAGGCCCAGGGCCGGCCGCGTCCTCTTCCTGGGCCGGCCCCTGCCCGGGTGCCCCCACGAGGTCCTCGGCCGCGGCGTGTGCCTGGTACCGGAGCGGCGGCGCCTGTACGCCAACCTGACGGTGAGCGAGAACCTGCTCATGGGTGCTTTCCTGCGGCGCGACCGGGCGGGCATATCCCGCGACATGGAGGCGATGTTCGAATTGTTTCCCGTCCTCAGGGAGCGGCGGCGCCAGTACGCCGGCACCCTCTCCGGGGGAGAGCAGCAGATGCTCGCCATCGCGCGCGGGCTGATGAGCAGACCCCAACTGCTCTTGCTGGACGAGCCCTCACTCGGGCTGGCCCCCATCATGATGGACACCCTGTTTGACGCCATTGCCCGGGTGCGGGAGCAGGGCACCACGGTCCTGCTGGCGGAGCAAAATGCCCTGCGTGCGCTGGAGATAGCGGACCGGGGCTACGTGCTCGACACGGGGGTCACCACTATTTCGGGACCGGCCCGCGCGCTGCTGGATGACCCCCGGGTGCGGGAGGCTTACCTCGGCGTCCGCCGTTCTTCCTGA
- a CDS encoding MFS transporter yields the protein MGLLEFFAFKILDPYYLQFMTTDRGLDLAPTQFGFFVALASAVTFAVDYLSGAFADRLGRRLSWALAMFSYGLGMLWLSSVSALGPALLTAVLMGTSYAFASGAREAWLYDNVGQEGMRQAFAGLYLCSVPLTMLGMAAAYALASLSSLRLPIALTGLIVLANGLFILSFPENYGSQRRRGWLEILKVGFRQFLESRVLWITAAQSFFITLPIWITTAWWITYLVRKFGVDLRNTALAFGVASLAAAIAGLCISRMKATDYRKFILYPTLLSALAFLLMPLAPGAGAFVALVIVAVACGYFRGSGITLLENEQINEERATALSFLNTLRSAFWAVGPLLWGAVISAVGLEVAFVLAGAASLISLLLLMLALRLRGG from the coding sequence GTGGGTCTCCTGGAGTTTTTCGCCTTCAAGATCCTCGATCCATACTACCTCCAGTTCATGACCACAGACCGGGGGCTCGACCTCGCCCCCACACAATTCGGCTTCTTTGTAGCCCTGGCCTCAGCAGTCACCTTCGCCGTCGACTACCTGTCTGGAGCCTTTGCAGACCGGCTGGGCCGGCGGCTTTCCTGGGCCCTGGCAATGTTCTCTTACGGGCTGGGCATGCTCTGGCTCAGCTCGGTCTCTGCCCTGGGCCCTGCGCTGCTCACTGCTGTGCTCATGGGGACTTCTTACGCCTTCGCCAGCGGGGCGCGCGAGGCCTGGCTGTACGATAACGTCGGCCAGGAGGGCATGCGGCAGGCTTTCGCTGGGCTCTACCTTTGCTCCGTCCCGCTCACCATGCTGGGTATGGCAGCGGCTTACGCTCTGGCCAGCCTGAGCAGCCTGCGCCTCCCCATCGCCTTGACCGGCCTTATCGTCCTGGCCAACGGTCTGTTTATCCTGAGCTTCCCAGAGAACTACGGCAGCCAGCGCCGCAGGGGATGGCTGGAGATCCTCAAGGTCGGGTTCCGCCAGTTTCTGGAGAGCCGCGTTCTCTGGATCACGGCAGCCCAGAGCTTCTTCATCACCCTTCCCATCTGGATTACCACCGCCTGGTGGATCACCTACCTCGTGCGGAAGTTCGGCGTAGACCTGAGGAACACGGCCCTGGCCTTCGGCGTTGCCTCACTGGCCGCGGCGATAGCCGGACTCTGCATCTCCAGGATGAAGGCCACCGACTATCGCAAGTTCATCCTCTATCCCACGCTCTTGTCCGCGCTGGCTTTCTTGCTGATGCCCTTGGCCCCCGGGGCCGGGGCCTTCGTGGCCCTGGTGATCGTGGCGGTGGCCTGCGGCTACTTCAGGGGCAGCGGCATCACCCTCCTGGAGAACGAGCAGATCAACGAGGAACGGGCCACCGCTCTCTCGTTCTTGAACACCCTCCGCAGCGCCTTCTGGGCGGTGGGTCCCCTGCTGTGGGGTGCCGTGATCTCCGCTGTGGGCCTTGAAGTCGCGTTCGTGCTGGCAGGGGCAGCCTCCCTGATCTCCCTGCTCCTCTTGATGCTGGCGCTGAGGCTGAGAGGTGGCTGA
- a CDS encoding NYN domain-containing protein, whose product MLVSGDGDFARVVQAVKDLGKKVDRVGRALPVLCPSDGSYCLR is encoded by the coding sequence GTGTTGGTCAGTGGTGACGGCGATTTTGCCAGGGTCGTCCAGGCAGTCAAGGACCTGGGCAAGAAGGTTGATCGAGTTGGGCGTGCGCTTCCGGTACTTTGCCCGTCGGATGGGTCTTATTGCTTACGGTAA
- a CDS encoding PIN domain-containing protein, with protein sequence MRVMLDTNVLISGMVFRGPERRLLEVIRTSHTLVVNDYLLVEATEVLARKFPGREGLLDALFETAPVAWQLPLG encoded by the coding sequence ATGCGGGTGATGCTGGATACCAACGTGCTGATCTCCGGCATGGTTTTCCGTGGGCCCGAGCGCCGGTTGTTGGAAGTTATTCGAACGAGCCATACTCTGGTGGTTAACGATTACCTGCTGGTGGAAGCGACGGAAGTACTGGCCCGCAAGTTCCCGGGCAGAGAAGGGCTTCTTGATGCCCTGTTCGAGACAGCCCCAGTTGCGTGGCAACTGCCTCTTGGATAA